From Planctomycetota bacterium, one genomic window encodes:
- a CDS encoding alpha/beta hydrolase fold domain-containing protein, producing the protein MNTARCPLIAVLASAALAAQAPKPPEQPAAGPGGADYPHARVVTNVYGQGVAQYWLLEPAEPSPKSAPLIVFSHGWLAMDPMIYRGWLHHLVRRGNLVVFPRYQAHALTPAWEFARNAVGAVKSALAELKRPGHVAPDIERFAIAGHSAGGAISADMAALAAAENLPVPRAVMIVQPGRGLRGNDSPFFPPADAAKVPKETLWLVVVGDEDRVVGDETAKGIFRSVPHIPPDRKDYVIVRSDRHGRPPLIADHISPCAPVNPAPLLMGQGCNALDYYAYWKLFDALTDFAFFGKNREYALGNTPEQRFMGNWSDGTPVKELIVTDTP; encoded by the coding sequence ATGAACACCGCCCGCTGCCCGCTCATCGCCGTGCTCGCCTCCGCCGCCCTGGCTGCCCAGGCGCCCAAGCCGCCGGAGCAGCCGGCGGCCGGGCCGGGCGGGGCCGACTACCCCCACGCCAGGGTCGTCACCAACGTCTACGGCCAGGGCGTCGCACAATACTGGCTGCTCGAGCCGGCCGAGCCCAGCCCGAAGTCCGCGCCCCTCATCGTCTTCAGCCACGGTTGGCTGGCAATGGACCCGATGATCTATCGCGGCTGGTTGCATCACCTCGTGCGGCGGGGCAACCTCGTGGTGTTCCCGCGCTACCAGGCCCACGCCCTCACGCCCGCCTGGGAGTTCGCCCGCAATGCCGTCGGCGCCGTCAAGTCCGCCCTCGCCGAGTTGAAGCGGCCCGGCCACGTGGCGCCCGACATCGAGCGATTCGCCATCGCCGGCCACTCGGCGGGCGGAGCGATCTCGGCCGACATGGCCGCCCTCGCCGCCGCCGAGAACCTGCCCGTGCCCCGGGCCGTGATGATCGTGCAGCCGGGCCGCGGCCTGCGCGGCAACGACTCGCCATTCTTCCCCCCCGCCGACGCCGCCAAGGTGCCCAAGGAGACGCTCTGGCTCGTCGTCGTGGGCGACGAAGACCGCGTGGTGGGCGACGAGACGGCCAAGGGTATCTTCCGCAGCGTGCCGCACATTCCTCCCGACCGCAAGGACTACGTGATCGTGCGGTCCGACCGCCACGGCCGGCCCCCCCTGATCGCCGACCACATCAGCCCCTGCGCCCCCGTGAACCCCGCGCCGCTTCTCATGGGCCAGGGCTGCAATGCCCTCGACTACTACGCCTACTGGAAGCTGTTCGACGCCCTCACCGACTTCGCCTTCTTCGGCAAGAACAGGGAATACGCCCTCGGCAACACCCCCGAGCAACGCTTCATGGGCAACTGGAGCGACGGTACCCCGGTGAAGGAACTGATCGTGACCGACACGCCGTAG
- a CDS encoding DUF1080 domain-containing protein: MPEQSVKCPRCGQRVAVPTTGEKVLCPGCGQKFRFEAPRPAAPPPLPPGPAPPQDELDLEDTPPPQGTREVRCPECGKGVQVPVNGEKAFCGCGRKFRFEAPAEKAAASPGVTPPPLAPPETKPTQPPPLAAVSSDEAPTPPPETPPVAVNEVTCPRCNGRVKVPLSGEKVRCPGCGQKFRLDVTVPLPRPAPPDLPGIASPGAVLAAATAAAACPAPEPPRPSATPPTPEAAGELRVLWPAVRRAIHEAYESGRVTDDARVSFREKADRVATLANGLLGPPGPASSVGHVFITSVLPELTLDETFRLSLEDYRHLDESLDDVQRVLDERLAKAAPAPAAVVLPKPVLVGAPGEAAAPPAPRRRKGLSTFEAVAAVVSVAALAAVVVFFPEIQEFAHKLQGGIQPAPKIEPPPDPGTANAIPPFPEPPKTGTKTGRPTRVRTPASPKAATGLAVHIPEFRQPESPKVQTSIVVVPPEKVEPPEPKEEPEPPVPKDVPEPPTPESPWARLGPGAHRLFNGTDLKDWVQAGAWEVRNGCLVGRAAVGPVASAVAGSPEWADYTLRARCRIVRADRVTREGEYYLLIVRYQDPGNFYCVRFPIEGIYEIGYYRNGAFREIGRARHGLGSRFNQWHEIEVGIRGDQLSVVIDNIRTGAPPWSLRGLDRGPAGVGVTGGQAEFDNIRIRVER, encoded by the coding sequence GTGCCCGAGCAGTCGGTGAAATGCCCGCGCTGCGGCCAGAGGGTCGCCGTGCCCACGACGGGCGAGAAGGTGCTCTGCCCGGGCTGCGGGCAGAAGTTCCGCTTCGAGGCCCCCCGCCCTGCCGCCCCGCCGCCGTTGCCGCCCGGCCCCGCGCCGCCCCAGGACGAACTGGATCTCGAAGACACGCCGCCCCCACAAGGCACGCGCGAGGTGCGATGCCCCGAGTGCGGGAAGGGCGTGCAAGTGCCGGTGAACGGCGAGAAGGCCTTCTGCGGCTGCGGGCGGAAGTTCCGCTTCGAGGCCCCTGCGGAGAAGGCGGCGGCGTCGCCGGGCGTCACGCCGCCCCCGCTGGCGCCGCCCGAGACCAAGCCCACGCAGCCTCCGCCACTCGCCGCTGTGTCGAGCGACGAGGCGCCCACGCCGCCGCCCGAGACGCCGCCCGTGGCGGTGAACGAGGTCACATGCCCGCGCTGCAACGGCCGGGTGAAGGTGCCGCTCTCGGGCGAGAAGGTGCGCTGCCCGGGCTGCGGGCAGAAGTTTCGCCTCGACGTCACCGTGCCTCTCCCGCGCCCCGCGCCCCCGGACCTGCCCGGCATCGCTTCGCCGGGCGCCGTGCTGGCGGCAGCCACCGCCGCGGCAGCGTGCCCGGCGCCCGAGCCGCCCAGGCCTTCCGCAACGCCTCCGACGCCGGAGGCAGCGGGCGAGCTCCGCGTACTGTGGCCGGCGGTGCGTCGGGCCATCCACGAAGCCTACGAGAGCGGGCGCGTGACCGACGACGCTCGCGTGAGCTTCCGAGAGAAGGCCGACCGCGTGGCTACGCTGGCCAACGGCTTGCTCGGCCCGCCGGGACCGGCGAGCAGCGTGGGGCACGTCTTCATCACTTCGGTGCTGCCGGAGCTGACGCTCGACGAAACGTTCCGCCTGTCGCTCGAGGACTACCGCCACCTGGACGAGTCGCTGGACGACGTGCAGCGGGTGCTCGACGAGCGGCTGGCGAAGGCGGCGCCCGCGCCGGCCGCGGTGGTGCTGCCGAAGCCGGTGCTAGTGGGCGCGCCAGGCGAGGCCGCTGCGCCGCCCGCGCCCCGCCGTCGCAAGGGCCTCTCGACGTTCGAGGCTGTCGCGGCGGTGGTGTCGGTGGCCGCGCTGGCAGCCGTGGTGGTCTTCTTCCCCGAGATACAGGAGTTCGCCCACAAACTCCAGGGCGGCATCCAGCCGGCGCCGAAGATCGAGCCGCCGCCCGACCCGGGCACGGCGAACGCCATCCCACCGTTCCCGGAGCCGCCGAAAACCGGCACGAAGACCGGCCGCCCGACGCGGGTCCGAACGCCCGCATCTCCGAAAGCCGCCACCGGCCTGGCGGTGCACATTCCCGAGTTCAGGCAGCCTGAGTCGCCCAAGGTGCAGACCTCGATCGTCGTGGTGCCGCCCGAGAAGGTTGAGCCTCCGGAGCCGAAGGAAGAGCCTGAGCCGCCGGTGCCGAAGGACGTTCCAGAGCCGCCGACGCCGGAATCGCCCTGGGCGAGGCTGGGGCCCGGCGCGCACCGCCTGTTCAACGGCACCGACCTGAAGGACTGGGTTCAGGCGGGCGCCTGGGAGGTGCGTAACGGCTGCCTGGTCGGCCGGGCCGCGGTGGGGCCGGTGGCGTCGGCGGTGGCCGGCAGCCCCGAGTGGGCCGACTACACGCTGCGCGCCCGCTGCCGCATTGTGCGGGCCGACCGCGTGACGCGCGAGGGCGAGTACTACCTGCTTATTGTGCGGTACCAGGACCCCGGCAACTTCTATTGCGTGCGCTTCCCGATCGAGGGGATCTACGAGATCGGCTACTACCGCAACGGCGCGTTCCGCGAGATTGGCCGCGCGCGGCACGGGCTCGGCTCCCGATTCAACCAGTGGCACGAGATTGAGGTGGGCATCCGCGGCGATCAGCTCAGCGTGGTGATTGACAACATCCGCACCGGCGCGCCGCCCTGGTCACTGCGGGGCCTTGACCGCGGGCCGGCGGGCGTGGGCGTCACCGGCGGACAGGCCGAGTTCGACAACATCCGCATCCGCGTCGAACGCTGA
- a CDS encoding MFS transporter codes for MSWTLYGQLSLMMFLEFAVWGAWAPVLAAYLLGDLKFSGKQTGWVYAMLWLACIVSPFIGGQLADRYLETQWFLAAVSILGGLVLLVAARQRKFGGLVGLMALYSLLYAPTLPLVFSLMMRHASAEYVGTIRVWGTIGWIVAGFILAFWRRMRAEPKKTSDALTLAGILSLLMGVSCVFLPHTPPAKSSDPLAFLKAFDLLKDPQFLVFLIISFVVTTELQFYYVPTAQYLEDIGIKNKNVPAVMTVAQMAEILAMVLALGWAVTHFGYQWTLAIGVIAWPARYVIFALMKPVWLVVASLSFHGIGYTFFFTAGQMYVDSVAPPDIKASAQALITVATLGLGNFLGTQFTGVIMDFFKEEGKFRWRPIFLVPCILTVACAIAFLALFKG; via the coding sequence ATGAGTTGGACGCTGTATGGGCAGTTGAGTCTGATGATGTTTCTGGAGTTCGCCGTCTGGGGCGCCTGGGCGCCCGTGCTGGCCGCTTACCTGCTCGGGGACCTGAAATTCAGCGGCAAACAGACGGGCTGGGTGTATGCGATGCTGTGGTTGGCGTGCATCGTGTCGCCCTTCATCGGCGGGCAGCTAGCCGATCGGTATCTGGAGACCCAGTGGTTCCTGGCCGCGGTGAGCATCCTGGGCGGCCTCGTGCTGCTGGTGGCGGCGCGGCAGCGCAAGTTCGGCGGGCTGGTGGGGCTGATGGCGCTTTACAGCCTCCTGTATGCGCCGACACTGCCGCTTGTCTTCTCGCTGATGATGCGACACGCCTCGGCCGAATATGTCGGCACGATTCGCGTGTGGGGCACCATCGGCTGGATCGTCGCCGGTTTCATCCTCGCCTTCTGGCGGCGGATGCGCGCCGAGCCGAAGAAGACTTCGGACGCCCTGACCCTCGCCGGCATCCTGTCGCTGCTGATGGGGGTCTCGTGCGTGTTCCTGCCGCATACGCCGCCGGCCAAGTCTTCGGACCCGTTGGCCTTCCTCAAGGCCTTCGACCTGCTCAAGGACCCGCAGTTCCTGGTCTTTCTGATCATCTCGTTCGTGGTGACCACCGAGCTGCAATTCTACTACGTGCCCACCGCCCAGTATCTGGAAGACATCGGCATCAAGAACAAGAACGTACCGGCCGTGATGACCGTGGCGCAGATGGCTGAAATCCTGGCGATGGTGCTGGCGCTCGGCTGGGCCGTGACCCACTTCGGCTACCAGTGGACGCTGGCCATCGGAGTCATCGCGTGGCCGGCCCGCTACGTGATCTTCGCCCTGATGAAGCCCGTGTGGCTCGTGGTCGCGTCGCTCTCGTTCCACGGTATCGGCTACACCTTCTTCTTCACGGCGGGGCAGATGTACGTGGACAGTGTGGCTCCGCCCGACATCAAGGCATCGGCTCAGGCCCTCATCACCGTGGCCACGCTGGGCCTCGGCAACTTCCTCGGCACGCAGTTCACGGGCGTGATCATGGACTTCTTCAAGGAGGAGGGGAAGTTCCGCTGGCGCCCGATCTTCCTGGTGCCGTGCATCCTGACTGTGGCGTGCGCGATCGCCTTCCTGGCGCTGTTCAAAGGGTAG
- a CDS encoding NTP transferase domain-containing protein, protein MREVLDFVERFSPEIHERALELWRQGVVEIDRAGQRVVLRQGATPPPEARALYERLAAALETIRSFPEPSAAVDPAGPVSVILCGGRGTRMRSRDKHKVCFPVAGRAAINRAIEVYEQCGVRRHVIVVGVLGEQVAAEVLREHPSGVDFVYQLNPLGTGNAAKQAAHLLEHQYYQGDVLVVAGDKVIDPRAIRKLVREFHERNADLAVTVAPKSRWGDSGRIVLRRDGSLYGTVEARDIARARVLGRILREKEASPDLSNGYFLRLLHEAEPRPDKARLMFGELLARLEAEPDTPLPALRALIRPEDTRFVIRETDGSQTVLSADQLEETASKVNVSVYMFKARALYDALRQITADNAQKEEYLTDAVAVLANARNADGTLRYKLITVDVDDPNWVLAFNNPEELLDIEDYLRRQEALARGIELHEAAPRPRRTVEEWLKLLDGDDPRLARRFAEVYGSDPALHEERRRAYRDTLLEFARVYGLESRVLLIRSPGRVNLMGRHVDHRGGHNNLVAINKEVLMVVEERRDNNVALHNRDFQQFKFRTFNIGEEVANLDWEDWLSTINSDKVMRMVREAGGDWANYIKAAALRLQEKFRNRRIHGMNVMASGNIPMGAGLSSSSAMVVAAAEAIVELNALPVNPQQFVNLCGEGEWFVGTRGGSGDHAAIKLSRRGAIAHVRFYPFEVESIVPFPEGHRVVVCASGIQAKKAANARDIFNQCIAAYEAGCLFLRKLLPDKAARIEYLRDVSPATLECSEADILRLVQALPERISRAEMLRQLAGQDTARLETLFLSHNDPADGYRVRGVSLFGIAECLRSRHCVQLLEQGDVGGFGRLMTVSHDGDRVSRLDAAGRRQPLPLDLPEGEFDRLIRACERGEAPLMLVPGSYACSTPELDSMVDIALGVEGVLGAQLAGAGLGGCIMVLCRDEATERLRETMTRSYYEPAGREPQIEPCVPVEGSGVFEV, encoded by the coding sequence ATGCGCGAGGTACTCGACTTCGTCGAACGGTTCTCGCCCGAGATTCACGAGCGGGCGCTGGAGCTCTGGCGGCAGGGCGTGGTGGAGATTGACCGCGCGGGGCAACGGGTGGTCCTGCGCCAAGGGGCCACGCCGCCGCCCGAGGCGAGGGCGTTGTATGAGCGGCTGGCCGCGGCGCTCGAGACGATTCGCTCGTTCCCCGAGCCCTCGGCCGCCGTGGACCCGGCCGGCCCCGTGTCCGTCATCCTCTGCGGCGGACGCGGCACGCGCATGCGGTCGCGGGATAAACATAAGGTCTGCTTCCCCGTAGCCGGCCGCGCGGCCATCAACCGCGCCATCGAGGTCTACGAGCAGTGCGGCGTCCGCCGCCACGTCATCGTCGTGGGCGTCCTGGGCGAACAGGTGGCCGCCGAGGTGCTGCGCGAGCATCCGAGCGGCGTGGACTTCGTCTACCAGCTCAATCCCCTCGGCACGGGCAACGCGGCCAAGCAGGCGGCCCACCTGCTGGAGCACCAGTACTACCAGGGCGACGTACTGGTAGTCGCCGGCGACAAGGTGATAGACCCGCGGGCGATCCGCAAGCTGGTGCGCGAGTTCCACGAGCGGAACGCCGATCTGGCGGTGACTGTGGCGCCGAAGTCGCGCTGGGGCGATAGCGGCCGCATCGTGCTGCGCCGCGACGGCTCGCTCTACGGCACCGTGGAGGCCCGCGACATCGCCCGCGCCCGCGTTCTCGGCCGCATCCTCCGCGAGAAGGAGGCGTCGCCCGACCTCTCGAACGGCTACTTCCTCCGCCTCCTGCACGAGGCCGAACCTCGGCCCGACAAGGCGCGTCTGATGTTCGGCGAGTTGCTGGCCCGCCTGGAGGCCGAGCCCGACACGCCCCTGCCCGCCCTCCGCGCCCTCATCCGCCCCGAGGACACCCGGTTCGTGATCCGCGAAACCGATGGCTCGCAAACCGTCCTCTCCGCCGACCAGCTCGAGGAGACGGCCTCGAAGGTCAACGTGTCGGTCTACATGTTCAAAGCCCGCGCCCTCTATGACGCGCTCCGCCAGATCACTGCCGACAACGCGCAGAAGGAGGAATACCTCACCGACGCCGTAGCCGTGCTGGCCAATGCGCGCAACGCTGACGGCACGCTGCGCTACAAGCTGATCACAGTGGATGTGGACGACCCGAACTGGGTGCTGGCCTTCAACAACCCCGAGGAGTTGCTCGACATCGAGGACTATCTGCGGCGGCAGGAGGCCCTCGCCAGGGGCATCGAGCTGCACGAGGCCGCGCCGCGTCCCCGCCGCACCGTGGAGGAGTGGCTGAAGCTCCTCGACGGCGACGACCCGCGCCTGGCCAGGCGCTTCGCCGAAGTCTACGGCAGCGACCCCGCCCTCCACGAGGAGCGCCGCCGCGCCTATCGCGACACCCTGCTGGAGTTCGCCCGCGTCTATGGCCTCGAGAGCCGCGTCCTCCTTATCCGCTCGCCGGGGCGCGTGAACCTGATGGGCCGGCACGTGGACCACCGCGGCGGCCACAACAACCTCGTGGCCATCAACAAGGAGGTCCTGATGGTCGTCGAAGAGCGCCGGGACAACAACGTGGCGCTCCACAACCGCGACTTCCAGCAGTTCAAGTTCCGCACCTTCAACATCGGCGAGGAAGTGGCCAATCTCGACTGGGAGGACTGGCTCTCGACGATCAACTCCGACAAGGTGATGCGCATGGTGCGCGAGGCGGGGGGCGACTGGGCCAACTACATCAAGGCCGCCGCCCTGCGCCTCCAGGAGAAGTTCCGCAACCGCCGCATCCACGGCATGAACGTCATGGCCAGCGGCAACATCCCGATGGGCGCGGGGCTCAGCTCGTCGTCGGCCATGGTCGTGGCCGCCGCCGAGGCCATCGTCGAACTCAACGCCCTCCCCGTCAACCCCCAGCAGTTCGTCAACCTGTGCGGCGAGGGCGAGTGGTTCGTGGGCACCCGCGGCGGCTCGGGCGACCACGCGGCTATCAAGCTCTCGCGCCGCGGCGCCATCGCCCACGTGCGCTTCTACCCCTTCGAGGTCGAGAGCATCGTGCCCTTCCCCGAGGGCCATCGTGTGGTGGTGTGCGCCTCAGGCATCCAGGCCAAGAAGGCGGCCAACGCCCGCGACATCTTCAACCAGTGCATCGCCGCCTACGAGGCCGGCTGCCTGTTCCTGCGCAAACTCCTCCCCGACAAGGCCGCCCGCATCGAGTACCTGCGCGACGTGAGCCCTGCCACGCTCGAGTGCTCGGAGGCCGACATCCTGCGCCTCGTTCAGGCCCTCCCCGAGCGCATCAGCCGTGCCGAGATGCTCCGGCAGCTCGCGGGCCAGGACACGGCGAGGCTCGAGACCCTCTTCCTCAGCCACAACGACCCGGCCGACGGCTATCGCGTGCGCGGCGTCTCCCTCTTCGGCATTGCCGAGTGTCTGAGAAGCCGCCACTGCGTCCAACTCCTGGAGCAAGGCGACGTGGGCGGCTTCGGCCGCCTGATGACGGTGTCACACGACGGCGACCGCGTGAGCCGGCTCGACGCCGCGGGCCGTCGCCAGCCGTTGCCGCTTGATCTGCCCGAAGGGGAGTTCGACCGCCTCATCCGCGCCTGCGAGCGGGGCGAAGCGCCTCTGATGCTAGTGCCCGGCAGCTACGCCTGCTCGACGCCCGAGCTGGACTCGATGGTGGACATTGCGCTCGGCGTGGAGGGCGTGCTGGGCGCGCAACTCGCTGGCGCGGGCCTCGGCGGTTGCATCATGGTGCTCTGCCGCGACGAGGCGACCGAGCGCCTGCGCGAGACGATGACCCGCTCTTACTACGAGCCGGCTGGCCGCGAACCGCAGATCGAGCCGTGTGTACCAGTCGAGGGCTCCGGGGTTTTTGAGGTATGA
- a CDS encoding Gfo/Idh/MocA family oxidoreductase yields MKPVRIGIVGLGWWACETHIPNLLRVEGAQVAALCSRSPASIERGRKALAGRAPEPLVFDDYERLLGSDAVDAVVISTPNHLHAPMALAALWAGKHVLVEKPLGLDPAECQPIVAEAAERRLTVQVGVELRYSEMAQTLRRLIRQGAIGEPALLRTDIWRQWGAPGSWRVDVAQSGGLFHELGVHYIDLLCFLAGKPLQWVAATGGAKATGRDLDYAITTLGFEGGAVAAFGMCLFAAGARDEIAVEAIGTEGRLAGDIIGGKVALWRGRGEPQEYTLKRAADKVFGFPGSLESVASFVECVRTGGAPSADAQVGADLCRICEAARHSIAAGGEKMKT; encoded by the coding sequence ATGAAGCCCGTGCGCATCGGCATCGTAGGGCTGGGCTGGTGGGCGTGCGAGACGCATATCCCGAACCTGCTCAGGGTGGAGGGCGCCCAGGTTGCTGCGCTGTGCAGCCGCTCGCCGGCGAGCATCGAGCGCGGCCGCAAGGCCCTCGCGGGCCGCGCCCCCGAGCCGCTCGTTTTCGACGACTACGAGAGGCTCCTCGGGTCCGACGCGGTGGACGCCGTGGTGATCTCGACCCCGAACCACCTGCACGCTCCGATGGCGCTGGCTGCCCTGTGGGCGGGCAAACACGTGCTCGTCGAAAAGCCGCTGGGCCTCGACCCCGCCGAATGCCAGCCCATCGTGGCCGAGGCCGCCGAGCGCCGGCTCACCGTTCAGGTGGGCGTCGAGCTGCGCTACTCCGAGATGGCGCAAACGCTTCGCCGTCTCATCCGCCAGGGCGCCATCGGGGAGCCCGCCCTGCTCCGCACCGACATCTGGCGCCAGTGGGGCGCCCCGGGCTCGTGGCGCGTGGATGTGGCCCAGAGCGGCGGACTCTTCCACGAGCTGGGCGTTCACTACATTGATCTCTTGTGTTTCCTCGCGGGCAAGCCGCTCCAGTGGGTCGCCGCGACCGGCGGGGCGAAGGCCACGGGGCGCGACCTCGACTACGCGATCACGACCCTCGGCTTCGAGGGCGGCGCCGTGGCGGCCTTCGGCATGTGCCTCTTCGCCGCCGGCGCACGCGACGAGATCGCCGTCGAGGCCATCGGCACCGAAGGGCGGCTCGCGGGCGACATCATCGGCGGCAAGGTCGCCCTCTGGCGCGGGCGGGGCGAGCCGCAGGAGTACACGCTGAAGCGCGCCGCCGACAAGGTGTTCGGTTTCCCCGGCTCGCTCGAGAGCGTCGCGTCGTTCGTCGAGTGCGTGCGCACGGGCGGGGCGCCTTCGGCCGATGCCCAGGTCGGCGCCGACCTGTGCCGCATCTGCGAGGCGGCCCGCCACTCCATCGCCGCAGGCGGAGAGAAGATGAAGACCTGA
- a CDS encoding TIGR03067 domain-containing protein produces the protein MRTIGRVAKWSLVMALLAVPAAGGEEPGRKDEAVPKLDGVWTGFTVEGKGETPDRGPVHLKLTIKGDHVDAERLDGQKLPMDEGTVKLTPGKPMQMDGTSVNQRGRAQTFLGIAELTGDTLKWCVSTPNNPRPTEFETKRPSFLVILKRQKP, from the coding sequence ATGCGCACGATCGGACGAGTGGCGAAGTGGTCGTTGGTGATGGCCCTTCTGGCCGTTCCGGCCGCCGGCGGCGAGGAGCCCGGGAGGAAAGACGAAGCCGTGCCGAAGCTGGACGGGGTGTGGACGGGCTTCACCGTGGAAGGCAAGGGCGAGACGCCTGACCGCGGGCCCGTGCACCTGAAGCTGACGATCAAGGGCGACCACGTGGACGCCGAACGCCTCGATGGCCAGAAGCTGCCGATGGACGAAGGCACCGTGAAGCTCACGCCCGGCAAGCCGATGCAGATGGACGGCACGTCGGTGAACCAGCGGGGCCGCGCCCAGACCTTCCTGGGCATCGCCGAGCTGACTGGCGACACCCTCAAGTGGTGTGTCTCCACGCCCAACAACCCGCGGCCCACCGAGTTCGAGACCAAGCGCCCGAGCTTCCTCGTCATCCTCAAGCGCCAGAAGCCGTAG
- a CDS encoding uroporphyrinogen decarboxylase family protein: protein MSRYEADRRERWERLRIAAEFREPDRVPVCFGIGGSYYCWLFGTRIHEYYATPELQPEVQLKGIEWEYETLRADSSTATGLRCDIGPLAEAIVFGADIARPEDTSPRIEHMVHDARDLERLRHIEPRRNPRLKDFFRRHERFNAAARKLGAKLALSDKPTLGIHPPLSCACALMSPTRVYEMMYTEPDLLHRFLDKCWDAYCAYSDYFDRLYGRPRKRQSVGLADDNISQISPEMFRRFEMPYYLKLRERHQAEGFSLHTDGPNDQHFKLLADEVKLTSMDIGGYSRLENAVRDMKGKVVIYGGLRCWDFYSPGKMTAETRRKAIDAMRLAAPGGGFHLAIGGETYVGVSPEGICDLVRFVKRWARYPIAIPDDAD, encoded by the coding sequence GTGAGTCGGTACGAGGCCGATCGCAGGGAGCGCTGGGAACGGCTGCGCATCGCGGCCGAGTTCCGCGAGCCGGACCGCGTGCCCGTGTGCTTCGGCATCGGCGGCAGCTACTACTGCTGGCTCTTCGGCACCCGCATCCACGAGTATTACGCCACGCCCGAACTCCAGCCCGAGGTGCAGCTCAAGGGCATCGAGTGGGAGTACGAGACGCTGCGGGCCGACAGTTCGACGGCAACGGGCCTCCGTTGCGACATTGGGCCGCTCGCCGAGGCCATCGTGTTCGGGGCCGACATTGCGCGGCCCGAGGACACCTCGCCGCGCATCGAGCACATGGTTCACGACGCCCGCGACCTCGAGCGGCTGCGGCACATCGAGCCGCGGCGGAACCCGCGGCTGAAGGACTTCTTCCGCCGTCACGAGCGGTTCAACGCCGCGGCGCGCAAACTGGGCGCGAAGCTCGCCCTCAGCGACAAGCCCACGCTGGGCATCCACCCGCCGCTGTCGTGCGCCTGCGCGCTGATGAGCCCCACAAGAGTCTACGAGATGATGTACACGGAGCCAGACCTGTTGCACCGGTTCCTGGACAAGTGCTGGGACGCCTACTGCGCCTACTCGGACTATTTCGACCGCCTCTACGGGCGTCCGCGGAAGCGCCAGAGTGTGGGCCTGGCCGACGACAACATCTCGCAGATTTCGCCCGAGATGTTTCGCCGCTTCGAAATGCCCTACTACCTCAAGCTCCGCGAGCGGCACCAGGCCGAGGGCTTCAGCCTCCACACCGACGGGCCAAACGACCAGCACTTCAAGCTCCTCGCCGACGAGGTGAAGCTGACCTCGATGGACATCGGCGGCTACAGCCGGCTCGAGAACGCGGTCCGCGACATGAAGGGCAAGGTGGTCATCTACGGCGGGCTGAGGTGCTGGGACTTCTACTCCCCGGGCAAGATGACGGCGGAGACGCGACGTAAGGCCATAGATGCCATGCGTTTAGCCGCTCCCGGCGGCGGGTTCCATCTGGCCATCGGCGGCGAAACCTATGTGGGAGTCTCGCCCGAGGGCATCTGCGACCTCGTCCGCTTCGTCAAGAGGTGGGCAAGGTACCCCATTGCCATCCCTGACGATGCGGACTGA
- a CDS encoding LysM peptidoglycan-binding domain-containing protein, with protein MSRGDIMMTGKRRSGWGYVVFVLLVFVVLYLARETFFRRTQAPPPPASMATVGDAVQKAYNGLRDSFREKVLLGEFAGMFHRMADPDCGGELPEIRLATVTDGTGPELPVARYRVEYPNNGAKAEYHFARIDGIWQLQSFTRIPTELPGGLKPDVAGNPGGQSSVPQPTSKVPGGATPAEGIGTQSPTPAGIHPPTPCDYIIQPGDTLSAISLHFYGTTRYWRRVMEANPGLNERNLRVGRKIRVPSNPEAAAPAPKEEADTDPRPATATP; from the coding sequence ATGAGTCGTGGCGACATCATGATGACGGGCAAACGACGCTCGGGCTGGGGCTACGTGGTCTTCGTCTTGCTCGTCTTCGTGGTCCTCTATCTGGCGCGCGAGACGTTTTTCCGCCGCACGCAAGCGCCGCCGCCTCCCGCGAGCATGGCGACCGTGGGCGATGCCGTTCAGAAGGCCTACAACGGACTGAGAGACAGCTTCCGCGAGAAGGTGCTGCTCGGCGAGTTCGCCGGCATGTTCCACAGAATGGCCGACCCCGACTGTGGCGGCGAGCTGCCCGAGATACGCCTGGCCACGGTGACCGACGGCACAGGCCCCGAACTGCCCGTGGCCCGATACCGGGTGGAGTACCCAAACAACGGCGCCAAGGCCGAGTACCACTTCGCGCGTATTGACGGCATCTGGCAGCTCCAGTCGTTCACCCGCATTCCCACCGAGTTGCCGGGCGGGCTGAAGCCCGACGTTGCGGGCAACCCTGGCGGGCAGAGTTCCGTTCCACAGCCGACCAGCAAAGTTCCAGGCGGGGCGACGCCAGCGGAGGGCATCGGCACGCAGAGTCCCACGCCCGCCGGCATTCATCCGCCGACGCCGTGCGACTACATCATTCAGCCGGGCGACACGCTGAGCGCGATTTCGCTGCACTTCTACGGCACCACGCGCTACTGGCGCCGCGTGATGGAGGCCAACCCGGGCCTCAACGAGCGCAATCTGCGCGTCGGGCGCAAGATCCGCGTCCCCTCCAACCCCGAGGCCGCGGCACCGGCGCCTAAGGAGGAAGCGGATACTGACCCGCGGCCGGCGACCGCGACGCCGTGA